A genomic segment from Nicotiana tabacum cultivar K326 chromosome 9, ASM71507v2, whole genome shotgun sequence encodes:
- the LOC142163883 gene encoding uncharacterized protein LOC142163883 translates to MAIKLVARGSTLNVISAYVPQVGLDKEVKRRFWEALDESKVEAKKSAYLKLVESTDEEQRGANRERYKEARREAKIVVTEAKTTAFGQLYEELGGKGGDKKLFWLAKARERKARDLEQVRCIKDEEGRVLIEDAQIKQRWQSYFHRLLDEEGDKNIMLGELGHFESHQNFRNCGRIEVEEVVGAMSKMNQGKVTGPDEIPVEFWRYRVGLEWLTELFNIIFKTKRMPDE, encoded by the exons ATGGCGATTAAGTTAGTAGCTAGAGGGAGCACTCTAAATGTTATTAGCGCTTACGTGCCGCAAGTGGGCTTGGACAAGGAGGTTAAAAGGCGCTTTTGGGAGGCGTTGGATGAG agtaaagtggaagcgaagaaatCGGCTTACCTTAAGTTAGTGGAGAGCACCGACGAGGAGCAGAGGGGAGCGAACAGAGAAAGATATAAGGAAGCTAGGAGGGAGGCGAAAATAGtggtcacggaggctaagacaACTGCGTTTGGGCAGCTGTATGAGGAATTGGGGGGTAAAGGTGGGGACAAGAAGTTATTTTGGCTGGCCAAAGCGAGAGAGAGAAAGGCTCGTGATCTGGagcaagtgaggtgcatcaaagatgAGGAAGGTCGTGTATTGATAGAAGATGCCCAAATTAAGCAGAGATGGCAGTCGTACTTTCATAGACTTCTGGATGAAGAGGGAGACAAAAACATCATGTTAGGGGAATTGGGGCACTTCGAGAGTCACCAAAACTTTAGGAACTGTGGGCGTATTGAGGTGGAGGAGGTCGTTGGAGCAATGAGTAAGATGAACCAGGGGAAAGTGACTGGACCAGATGAGATTCCAGTAGAATTTTGGAGGTACAGAGTAGGTTTAGAGTGGCTAACTGAgctgtttaatattattttcaaGACGAAGAGGATGCCAGATGAGTAG